The following are encoded in a window of Methylicorpusculum oleiharenae genomic DNA:
- a CDS encoding fatty acid desaturase: protein MTSRLSSLLSLIFPITSLLFLNSGPHAVTDALLWTLPFWLVLAVDWLSPSMKTLSVKNSPQGFYNGLLYGLALLQFINIAVMIKFVSELAWLTPQDIVSSLINLLVVRFLVGTSSCCSGIIVAHELIHRGRPVQRLLGRLLLMSVCYDHFAVAHKRGHHSHIGTPHDITTAQRHESFKTYWRRVAKEHFLYAWRCEKRRLDKNSRGFLRNTVSNTVLQGLLIELAVVGFIYAEFGLLCAAMFLYQAYSAIRMLEAVNYFQHWGLTEEESHDAIAWVSDSWFSNLLLLGLPCHICHHQNATVQFQDLVYYDQGPKMPYGYFVTNLWVRLSNASFRQNAALQLESYSRRGD from the coding sequence ATGACTTCACGACTCAGCAGTTTATTGAGCCTTATATTTCCCATCACATCGCTGCTTTTTCTTAATTCAGGACCGCACGCTGTTACAGACGCGTTGCTGTGGACGTTGCCTTTCTGGTTGGTATTGGCTGTTGATTGGTTAAGTCCGTCAATGAAAACCCTGTCTGTAAAAAACAGTCCGCAAGGGTTTTATAATGGCCTGCTTTACGGACTGGCTTTACTTCAGTTTATAAACATTGCCGTGATGATCAAATTTGTCAGCGAGCTAGCCTGGCTTACACCCCAGGACATCGTGAGCAGTCTCATCAACCTGTTGGTCGTCCGCTTTCTGGTAGGAACATCCTCTTGCTGCTCCGGCATTATTGTTGCCCATGAGCTGATTCATCGGGGCCGCCCCGTGCAGCGCTTGCTAGGTCGCCTGTTGCTGATGAGTGTTTGTTATGATCATTTTGCGGTTGCGCACAAACGCGGGCATCACAGTCATATCGGAACGCCGCACGATATCACTACGGCGCAACGTCATGAGAGTTTCAAAACTTACTGGCGCCGTGTTGCCAAAGAGCACTTTCTCTACGCCTGGCGCTGCGAAAAGCGAAGGCTGGATAAAAATAGCCGGGGGTTTTTACGTAATACGGTTTCAAACACGGTATTGCAAGGCCTGTTAATCGAATTGGCAGTCGTTGGATTCATCTATGCTGAGTTTGGCCTTTTGTGCGCAGCAATGTTTTTGTATCAGGCTTACTCGGCAATTCGGATGCTGGAGGCCGTCAACTACTTTCAGCATTGGGGATTAACCGAAGAAGAATCACATGATGCGATTGCCTGGGTCAGTGATAGCTGGTTTTCTAATCTGCTGTTGTTAGGCTTGCCGTGTCACATTTGCCATCATCAGAATGCGACCGTGCAATTTCAGGATCTGGTGTATTACGACCAAGGCCCAAAAATGCCTTACGGTTACTTTGTAACCAATCTTTGGGTGCGGCTGAGCAATGCCTCGTTCAGACAAAATGCAGCGCTGCAATTGGAAAGTTATTCGCGCAGGGGGGACTAG
- a CDS encoding c-type cytochrome, translating into MKKSIFGLAFGVLALSGIQMTAQAAVNLEEGKVAFDTCRGCHSSPGYSNAYPTFYVPKVGGQRAAYIASALQAYKEQKRPHGTMKANANGLTDKTIENIAAYLEASKASPSASPADGDAVKGKELAQTCLGCHAEGPDAGPAIPRLAGQYGNYLVKAMKEYQSGKRNNALMQSMVKDLSDNDLTDLSAYFASLKGLVTAE; encoded by the coding sequence ATGAAAAAATCAATATTCGGATTGGCTTTCGGCGTTTTGGCGCTCTCAGGCATTCAAATGACTGCACAGGCAGCGGTAAACCTTGAAGAAGGAAAAGTGGCGTTTGATACTTGCCGTGGCTGTCACAGTTCACCGGGATACAGCAACGCTTATCCTACCTTTTATGTGCCTAAAGTGGGCGGTCAACGCGCCGCTTATATTGCTTCTGCTTTACAAGCCTATAAGGAACAGAAGCGTCCACACGGTACTATGAAAGCTAATGCTAATGGCCTGACGGATAAAACCATAGAAAACATTGCAGCCTATCTTGAGGCCTCAAAAGCCAGTCCTAGCGCCAGTCCGGCTGATGGCGACGCAGTCAAAGGCAAGGAACTGGCCCAAACGTGTTTGGGTTGTCATGCTGAAGGACCCGATGCCGGTCCTGCAATTCCCCGCTTAGCGGGCCAATATGGTAACTATTTGGTCAAGGCGATGAAGGAATACCAAAGCGGTAAACGCAATAATGCGTTGATGCAGTCAATGGTAAAAGATTTATCCGATAATGATTTAACGGATTTATCGGCTTATTTTGCCAGTTTGAAAGGCCTGGTTACGGCTGAATAA
- a CDS encoding DUF3772 domain-containing protein: protein MLKHCSSFLFILIVLISSSTLAQNSQPLNFYELSQQWNNELNQVEKELSDAKLSDDRLSALRTQLLDLQKKLQTTKTDLSEQQKAYQTQLTELGPPPAEGILKESKAIARKRQVLNASLSETTGQVKETELIQINADNLIERLSAIRLNRFTKEIFSRSLSPLSGQAWLKAGADALEKYELQISKYQQFLADETFISRLKSSLAYLFISLIPVLILMSVIGNWLRKRYGRVAALPDPSYHEKLRAGLVLAIVRTLYPMTIAIGLFILVQSASLTSYFPAPMVKTVLSVLVMIFLVTGISRSMLAPDDQHWRLTPISTDNAAYVHKIIIGLSILFGADLIIDNYFSLEKTSLEFNVIRKFLAGVLISGFLFALVIRKNIWQPDTQHNFRNEPPLKLWQRLRVIMALLVLAIPVTALAGYVAMSRLLAAQIVLTAGLYILLSTLKTLGMELIEELLDPDSQTGSNIQTSLDLDLDGKEILEFWVKVVFSFIMFFIGIIGALIIWGVDSQDMMEWGYKAFLGFKIGDVTISISNIFLAIFLFAGTLLLTRVTQRTLENRILPRTRIDKGIQHSIRAALGYVGFIMAFMAAISTLGLDLSNLAMIAGALSVGIGFGLQNVVNNFVSGLILLIERPVKVGDWVVVGDQKGHIKKINVRATEIETSDRATLFIPNSELISRPLMNWTHANQTGRLVLPVQIAYGTDTQKVKAILLKTASKHPEIQKYPEPNVLFRGYGESALNLELRAFLFDVEKVNFVMSDLFFEIDDLFRQEGIEIPYPQRDIQLKDSDKFLQALAAAISDNKHH, encoded by the coding sequence ATGCTTAAACACTGCTCTTCTTTTCTTTTCATTTTGATTGTTTTGATCAGTTCATCGACGCTGGCGCAAAATTCCCAGCCGCTTAATTTTTATGAATTGTCACAGCAGTGGAACAATGAACTGAATCAAGTGGAAAAAGAGCTGAGCGATGCAAAATTGAGCGATGACCGCTTATCTGCCCTGCGTACCCAGCTTTTGGACCTGCAAAAGAAGTTGCAAACCACCAAAACAGACTTGTCTGAACAACAAAAAGCCTACCAAACCCAGTTAACAGAATTGGGACCACCGCCTGCAGAAGGCATCCTGAAAGAATCCAAAGCCATCGCCAGAAAAAGACAGGTACTGAATGCCTCACTTTCAGAAACCACCGGTCAGGTTAAAGAAACGGAGCTGATTCAGATAAACGCTGACAATCTGATTGAACGCTTATCGGCCATCAGGCTTAACCGCTTTACCAAAGAGATATTTTCCAGAAGCTTATCTCCGCTATCCGGTCAAGCCTGGCTTAAAGCCGGTGCTGATGCATTAGAAAAATATGAACTTCAGATCAGCAAATATCAACAGTTTCTAGCCGATGAAACCTTTATTAGCCGGCTCAAATCAAGCTTGGCCTATCTGTTTATTTCGCTGATTCCTGTCCTGATATTAATGAGCGTCATAGGCAATTGGCTACGTAAACGATACGGCAGGGTTGCAGCTCTTCCAGACCCCTCTTACCACGAAAAATTAAGAGCCGGCTTGGTTCTGGCGATCGTACGGACCCTGTATCCGATGACCATCGCCATAGGTCTGTTTATCTTGGTACAATCGGCGTCATTGACCTCCTATTTTCCTGCACCTATGGTCAAAACCGTTTTATCAGTCCTGGTCATGATCTTTTTGGTTACCGGTATCAGCCGTTCGATGTTGGCACCCGACGACCAGCATTGGCGGTTAACCCCGATCAGTACCGATAATGCTGCGTATGTTCACAAGATCATCATCGGTCTGAGTATTTTGTTCGGAGCGGATTTGATTATCGATAATTACTTTTCGCTGGAAAAAACTTCACTTGAATTTAATGTCATTCGCAAATTTTTGGCCGGCGTACTTATCAGCGGTTTTCTGTTTGCATTGGTAATCCGTAAAAACATCTGGCAACCGGACACTCAGCATAATTTTAGAAACGAACCACCGCTAAAACTGTGGCAACGCTTGAGAGTCATTATGGCCTTGCTGGTATTAGCCATTCCGGTTACCGCCCTCGCCGGTTATGTTGCGATGTCCAGATTGTTAGCCGCTCAAATTGTTCTGACGGCAGGTCTTTATATTTTATTGAGCACATTAAAAACACTGGGAATGGAATTGATTGAGGAATTACTGGATCCGGACAGTCAAACCGGCTCCAACATTCAAACCAGCCTGGACCTGGACCTGGACGGTAAAGAAATATTGGAATTCTGGGTAAAAGTAGTCTTCAGCTTTATCATGTTCTTTATCGGCATCATCGGTGCGCTGATCATCTGGGGTGTCGATAGTCAGGACATGATGGAATGGGGTTACAAAGCCTTTCTGGGATTCAAAATAGGCGATGTCACCATTTCCATCTCCAATATTTTTCTGGCTATTTTTCTATTTGCCGGCACATTGCTCCTCACCCGCGTGACTCAACGTACCCTGGAAAATCGTATTTTGCCGCGCACGCGGATTGACAAGGGCATTCAACATTCAATTCGCGCGGCATTGGGCTATGTCGGTTTTATCATGGCGTTTATGGCAGCCATCTCTACACTGGGGCTCGATTTGAGTAACCTGGCGATGATTGCAGGCGCACTGTCGGTAGGTATTGGTTTCGGTCTTCAGAATGTCGTCAATAATTTCGTTTCCGGTTTGATTCTGCTTATAGAGCGCCCGGTCAAAGTGGGTGACTGGGTGGTCGTCGGAGACCAAAAAGGGCACATCAAAAAAATAAATGTACGCGCCACGGAAATTGAAACTTCGGACCGGGCCACACTGTTTATTCCTAATTCAGAGCTGATCTCGCGGCCGCTGATGAACTGGACACACGCCAATCAAACCGGACGACTGGTGCTTCCTGTTCAGATTGCCTATGGAACGGACACTCAAAAAGTGAAAGCGATTTTGCTAAAAACGGCATCCAAGCACCCTGAAATTCAGAAATACCCCGAACCGAATGTACTCTTTAGAGGTTATGGCGAAAGCGCGTTAAATTTGGAACTCCGGGCATTCTTGTTTGACGTGGAAAAAGTCAATTTTGTCATGAGTGACCTTTTTTTTGAAATAGATGATCTTTTCCGGCAAGAAGGCATTGAAATCCCATACCCTCAGCGCGATATTCAACTGAAAGATTCCGATAAATTTTTACAGGCATTGGCCGCTGCGATCAGCGATAACAAGCATCACTGA